In Hoplias malabaricus isolate fHopMal1 chromosome 6, fHopMal1.hap1, whole genome shotgun sequence, a single window of DNA contains:
- the LOC136699436 gene encoding G-protein coupled receptor 183-like has product MWEQQSNYSQTNFTMEPTLSPYNITLELPNTTHKPFSVFDGCDHMVEGILFDLVVQTFNIVVGFPANLLVIAILIRNRHEPSTSDIFLGCLAFMDAYFGLMVPISFLNFYHWRSMQSWMAMKFSYGVKDTSGPLFLSCICLDRFIAVLFPITFGQLKDSKYRIGLSVLVLCLTFAYASAKTVGGLPNFEKVFTGEILAIFAWMVVCNLSILWALKRSRGAGKDEMHPMKKKAFKMVLSLLGIIVCNYLPPVALFPFQDHYTPMAFTCYIQPVGFAFLNISSSIQPLVYLSRLEKVPFLPQFCLNRLSCKGKKEVSAT; this is encoded by the coding sequence ATGTGGGAACAACAAAGCAACTACTCCCAAACCAACTTCACCATGGAACCTACCCTCTCCCCCTATAACATCACCCTGGAACTTCCTAACACCACTCATAAGCCTTTCAGTGTGTTTGACGGCTGTGACCACATGGTGGAGGGCATCCTCTTCGATCTGGTGGTGCAAACCTTTAACATAGTGGTGGGGTTTCCAGCCAACCTCTtggtcattgccatattgattCGCAACAGGCATGAGCCGTCCACTTCAGACATTTTTCTGGGCTGCTTGGCCTTCATGGATGCATATTTTGGGCTCATGGTGCCCATAAGCTTCCTCAACTTCTACCACTGGAGGAGCATGCAAAGCTGGATGGCAATGAAGTTCTCGTATGGCGTGAAGGACACAAGTGGCCCTCTTTTCCTTTCTTGTATTTGCTTGGACAGATTTATAGCAGTCCTCTTCCCTATAACCTTCGGACAACTGAAGGATAGTAAGTACAGGATCGGCCTCTCTGTGTTGGTCCTGTGCCTCACCTTTGCTTACGCCTCGGCTAAAACCGTTGGAGGCCTCCCCAACTTTGAGAAGGTTTTCACAGGCGAGATCCTAGCCATATTTGCCTGGATGGTGGTCTGCAACTTGTCCATTCTTTGGGCACTGAAACGCTCAAGAGGTGCAGGCAAAGATGAGATGCATCCCATGAAGAAGAAGGCCTTCAAGATGGTGCTCTCTCTTCTGGGCATTATTGTGTGCAACTACTTGCCTCCAGTAGCTCTATTCCCCTTTCAGGATCACTACACTCCAATGGCCTTCACCTGCTACATTCAGCCGGTGGGTTTTGCTTTCCTCAACATCAGCAGCAGCATCCAGCCCCTTGTCTACCTGTCCCGCCTGGAGAAGGTGCCCTTCCTACCCCAGTTCTGTTTAAACAGGCTCTCCTGCAAGGGTAAAAAAGAGGTGTCAGCAACTTAG